A genome region from Jeongeupia sp. HS-3 includes the following:
- a CDS encoding metal ABC transporter substrate-binding protein → MIRRCILSVALSFGVIGAAQAAEPLPVVASFSILGDMVQNVGGDRVKVTTLVGADGDAHVYQPTPADVGTLSKSRVFFVNGLGFEGWMKRLTASSKYKGTVVTVSDGIKPRAMAGDGHDGHDHGADPHAWQNPDNARLMVKNIAVALAKIDPAGASVYKANAAKYDGQLAELSRWADAQVAAIPLAKRKVITSHDAFGYLGARYQITMLSPQGLSTEAEASAKGVGALIRQIKQSGIKAVFVENISNRKLIEQISRETGASLEGTLYSDALSKNPQASSYLAMYRHNIQTLVAGMKVNQ, encoded by the coding sequence ATGATTCGTCGTTGCATTCTCAGTGTGGCCTTGTCCTTCGGTGTGATCGGCGCCGCGCAAGCGGCCGAGCCGCTGCCGGTGGTGGCCAGCTTCAGCATTCTGGGCGATATGGTGCAGAACGTCGGCGGAGATCGCGTCAAGGTGACGACGCTGGTCGGCGCCGACGGCGATGCGCATGTGTATCAGCCGACGCCGGCCGACGTCGGCACGTTGAGCAAGAGCCGGGTGTTCTTCGTCAACGGCCTGGGATTCGAGGGCTGGATGAAGCGGCTGACCGCGTCGAGCAAGTACAAGGGCACGGTGGTGACGGTGTCCGACGGCATCAAGCCACGGGCGATGGCGGGTGACGGCCATGATGGCCACGACCACGGTGCCGATCCGCATGCCTGGCAGAATCCGGACAATGCCCGGCTGATGGTGAAGAACATCGCCGTCGCGCTGGCGAAAATCGATCCGGCCGGCGCCAGCGTCTACAAGGCCAATGCCGCGAAGTACGATGGCCAACTGGCGGAGTTGTCGCGTTGGGCCGATGCGCAGGTCGCGGCGATACCGCTGGCCAAGCGCAAGGTGATTACCAGTCACGATGCCTTCGGCTATCTGGGCGCGCGCTATCAGATCACGATGCTGTCGCCGCAAGGTTTGTCGACCGAGGCCGAGGCCAGTGCCAAGGGGGTTGGCGCGCTGATCCGCCAGATCAAGCAAAGCGGCATCAAGGCGGTGTTTGTCGAGAACATCAGCAACCGCAAGTTGATCGAGCAGATCAGCCGCGAGACCGGTGCTTCGCTTGAAGGCACGCTGTATTCGGATGCGCTGTCAAAGAACCCGCAAGCCAGCAGCTATCTGGCAATGTATCGCCACAATATCCAGACCCTGGTCGCGGGGATGAAAGTGAACCAATGA
- a CDS encoding metal ABC transporter permease — MNLHELLISPFAEFDFMRRALVGCVVLALSCAPVGVLLVLRRMSLMGDALSHAVLPGAAVGYLIGGFALPWLAGGGIVAALLVAVLAGVAGRYTVLNEDASFAGFYLMALALGVVLISRWGSQVDLIHLLFGSVLAIDDAALYIVAAVATISLGWLALCYRGVVLECVDPGFLAGAGRGGSPYHLGLIVLTVLNLVAGFQAMGTLMAIGLMMLPATVARLWADTLPGLMSVAWLVGLVSTIGGLLVSYHAGLPSGPAIVLIASLFYMVSLMVAPHGWRGQQGQQTEAR; from the coding sequence ATGAACCTGCACGAACTATTGATTTCACCGTTTGCCGAGTTCGACTTCATGCGCCGCGCGCTGGTCGGCTGTGTGGTGCTGGCGCTGAGTTGTGCGCCGGTCGGGGTGCTGCTGGTGCTGCGACGGATGAGCCTGATGGGCGACGCGCTGTCGCACGCGGTGCTGCCCGGCGCGGCGGTCGGTTATCTGATTGGCGGCTTTGCGCTGCCCTGGCTCGCCGGCGGCGGCATTGTCGCCGCGCTGCTGGTCGCGGTGCTCGCCGGCGTGGCGGGGCGCTATACGGTGCTGAATGAAGACGCCAGTTTCGCCGGTTTCTACCTGATGGCGCTGGCGCTGGGCGTGGTGCTGATTTCGCGCTGGGGCAGTCAGGTGGATCTGATTCATCTGCTGTTCGGCTCGGTGCTGGCGATCGATGACGCCGCGCTCTACATCGTTGCGGCGGTGGCGACGATCAGCCTGGGCTGGCTGGCGCTGTGTTATCGCGGTGTGGTGCTCGAATGCGTCGACCCGGGCTTTCTGGCCGGCGCCGGCCGTGGCGGCAGCCCGTATCACCTGGGCCTGATCGTACTGACGGTGCTTAACCTCGTTGCCGGTTTCCAGGCGATGGGCACCTTGATGGCGATCGGCCTGATGATGTTGCCAGCCACGGTGGCGCGCTTGTGGGCCGATACCTTGCCGGGGTTGATGAGCGTGGCATGGCTGGTGGGGCTGGTCTCGACCATCGGCGGCTTGCTGGTGTCGTACCACGCGGGCCTGCCGTCCGGCCCGGCAATTGTGCTGATTGCCAGTCTCTTCTACATGGTTTCGCTGATGGTTGCACCGCATGGTTGGCGCGGGCAGCAGGGCCAGCAGACCGAGGCGCGTTAA
- a CDS encoding metal ABC transporter ATP-binding protein, which produces MITLDHVCVKYRQRLAVAELCGTFATGRSTAIVGPNGAGKTTLLKAMAGLLPLASGQIHSPERVAYLPQRTELDRQFPMTVAELALSGSWRRSGAWRRLGRGEQDRAAHALQHMGLSELANRPIGTLSGGQLQRARFARLMVQDAPVLLLDEPLNNLDPASRDLLLKQLTDWQIDGRTVIAVMHDLDLVSKHFDETLLLSGTVQAWGATPTVLAAARAEVGFTGHSLWVNPLAEEAGS; this is translated from the coding sequence ATGATCACGCTCGATCATGTTTGCGTGAAATACCGCCAGCGGCTGGCCGTGGCCGAGCTGTGCGGCACGTTTGCGACCGGGCGCTCGACGGCGATCGTTGGCCCGAATGGCGCCGGCAAGACGACCTTGCTCAAGGCGATGGCTGGGCTGTTGCCGCTGGCGTCGGGGCAAATTCATAGCCCGGAGCGGGTGGCTTATCTGCCGCAGCGCACCGAGCTGGATCGGCAGTTTCCGATGACGGTGGCCGAGCTGGCGCTGTCCGGCAGCTGGCGCCGCAGCGGCGCATGGCGCCGGTTGGGGCGCGGCGAGCAGGACAGGGCGGCGCATGCGCTGCAGCATATGGGGCTGAGCGAGCTGGCGAACCGGCCGATCGGTACGCTCTCGGGCGGGCAGTTGCAGCGGGCGCGGTTTGCCCGGCTGATGGTGCAGGATGCGCCGGTGTTGCTGCTCGACGAGCCGCTCAACAACCTCGATCCAGCCAGCCGTGATCTCTTGCTCAAGCAGCTGACCGATTGGCAAATCGACGGCCGCACGGTGATCGCGGTGATGCACGATCTCGATCTCGTCTCGAAACATTTCGATGAAACGCTGCTGCTGTCCGGCACCGTGCAGGCTTGGGGCGCGACGCCGACGGTGCTCGCCGCCGCGCGCGCCGAGGTCGGGTTTACCGGCCATTCCCTGTGGGTGAACCCGCTGGCCGAGGAGGCGGGATCATGA
- a CDS encoding YfjI family protein: MNMNINFNTFSILGGDLPPALRDAINEVESNTKAPRALVVSAALSALSTVGQGLINVQVPTTHSLRPCSLWLITLAESGERKSTIDRLFAAAIIEFQQRHATLLAKAWNDYRVEHKIWKAEEAALLKQLTRLGIRHGNGGDDLRVQIKVHAAREPIAPKAPKLLYEDCTIEALQHQLFGAWPNAALASNEAAVIFKGHVSQHLPVLNKLWDGDDVDIDRMTRESFTVKDARLTLSLMSQPKPFQDFVQRNDGEARSLGFLARALVCQPFSTQGMRFIDRPVTSWEHLPKFQRQLAGLLEQSVSTDGEPLPERETMVMSEEASQCWILYYNRVEQQSGLGGCYANCKDHAAKLADNVARLAALLQLLDGGEIISLQNVERSIVLVGWYSNEFIRLFCPPPPIPQVDLDLNMLNDYLSRLRGQGCRYVAKNYVRKYGPNALRNKQRLDPVLDRMVQLGWITLWLDEKKSKYMDLWPLLIFDQGGWEKRLVR; the protein is encoded by the coding sequence ATGAATATGAACATCAATTTCAACACCTTCTCTATTCTTGGTGGCGATCTTCCGCCGGCATTGAGGGATGCGATCAACGAGGTCGAGAGCAACACGAAGGCACCACGTGCATTGGTGGTTTCTGCTGCGCTGTCTGCCCTGTCGACCGTCGGTCAGGGGCTGATCAACGTCCAGGTTCCAACGACACATAGCCTGCGACCATGTTCGCTGTGGCTGATTACGTTGGCCGAATCGGGTGAACGCAAATCCACGATCGATCGTTTGTTCGCTGCTGCAATTATCGAGTTCCAGCAACGGCATGCCACGCTGTTGGCCAAGGCGTGGAACGACTATCGTGTCGAACACAAGATCTGGAAGGCCGAGGAAGCTGCACTTCTGAAGCAGTTGACCAGACTGGGTATTCGCCATGGTAACGGTGGTGATGATCTTCGAGTCCAGATCAAGGTGCACGCGGCGCGTGAGCCGATTGCGCCGAAAGCCCCAAAACTGTTGTACGAGGATTGCACCATCGAGGCACTGCAGCATCAATTGTTCGGCGCATGGCCGAATGCTGCGCTTGCCTCCAACGAGGCTGCAGTCATCTTCAAAGGTCATGTTTCACAACATCTGCCTGTGCTCAACAAACTTTGGGATGGCGATGACGTTGACATCGATCGCATGACCCGCGAGAGCTTCACCGTCAAGGATGCACGATTGACGCTGTCGCTGATGTCGCAACCCAAGCCGTTTCAGGATTTTGTCCAGCGCAACGACGGCGAGGCCCGTTCGCTCGGCTTTTTGGCACGGGCATTGGTCTGCCAGCCTTTTTCGACGCAAGGCATGCGATTCATCGATCGTCCCGTTACGTCGTGGGAGCATTTGCCGAAATTTCAGCGGCAGCTTGCCGGGCTGCTGGAGCAATCGGTATCGACGGACGGAGAGCCCCTGCCGGAACGAGAAACCATGGTCATGTCAGAGGAGGCATCGCAGTGCTGGATCCTTTACTACAACAGGGTCGAACAGCAGTCGGGTTTGGGAGGCTGCTACGCAAACTGCAAGGATCACGCTGCCAAGCTGGCGGACAATGTGGCCAGACTGGCTGCGCTGCTTCAGTTGCTGGACGGCGGCGAGATTATCTCGCTGCAGAACGTCGAGCGTTCGATCGTATTAGTAGGTTGGTATTCGAACGAGTTTATCCGGCTGTTTTGCCCGCCGCCGCCGATTCCGCAGGTCGATTTGGATTTAAATATGCTGAACGACTATTTAAGCCGCCTTCGGGGGCAGGGGTGTCGGTACGTCGCAAAAAACTACGTACGCAAATACGGGCCGAATGCGCTTCGAAACAAGCAACGGCTTGACCCGGTGCTGGATCGGATGGTGCAGCTGGGCTGGATTACGCTTTGGCTTGATGAGAAAAAGAGCAAGTACATGGATCTGTGGCCACTGCTGATTTTTGACCAAGGGGGGTGGGAGAAGCGCTTGGTCCGGTAG
- a CDS encoding AlpA family transcriptional regulator: MNPLRHNDRILRMPELVALVGLKRTMIYERLKIGGKYADGSFPRPIKLGPRAIGFLESEVQRWITQRADQRIEFKFGTSEEVA; encoded by the coding sequence ATGAACCCGTTACGACACAACGATCGAATCCTTCGCATGCCCGAGTTGGTCGCGCTGGTGGGTTTGAAGCGGACGATGATCTACGAGCGCCTGAAGATTGGCGGGAAATACGCCGACGGTTCATTTCCACGCCCGATCAAGCTGGGACCACGCGCGATTGGTTTCCTGGAGTCGGAAGTCCAGCGCTGGATTACACAGCGTGCAGATCAACGAATTGAATTCAAATTTGGAACAAGTGAGGAAGTAGCATGA
- a CDS encoding IS3 family transposase, with protein sequence MKYRAIQALAERYPVAVMCQLFRVSRSSYYAWRNRPPSMREMANRVLLREIRLVHAEVNGIYGHRRIHAELVAQGFACGRHRVGRLMRQGGLKVRSRKRWRPVPVSQHLLPVAPNRLERQFDASGMNQRWVSDMTYIRTDEGWLYLAVVLDLYSRAVVGWAMHHRMQQELVHAALTMAVARRKPVREVLLHSDRGSQYCAFDYQMLLKRHGMVPSHSRAGNCWDNAAMESFFRSLKAERVYLTRYRSHDEARADIFDYIRFYNHRRRHSTLDYLAPVEFERQHSALSA encoded by the coding sequence GTGAAGTACCGCGCCATTCAGGCGCTTGCTGAGCGTTATCCTGTTGCCGTCATGTGCCAGTTGTTCCGCGTCTCACGGAGCAGCTACTACGCTTGGCGCAACCGGCCGCCTTCGATGCGAGAGATGGCTAATCGCGTGCTGTTACGGGAAATCCGTCTGGTCCATGCCGAAGTCAACGGCATCTATGGGCATCGTCGGATACATGCGGAACTGGTCGCACAAGGCTTCGCCTGTGGCCGCCACCGTGTTGGCCGCCTGATGCGCCAAGGCGGGCTGAAGGTACGTTCCCGTAAACGGTGGCGACCTGTCCCGGTCAGCCAACACCTGCTTCCGGTGGCACCAAATCGGCTGGAACGGCAATTCGACGCATCCGGGATGAATCAACGCTGGGTGTCGGACATGACTTACATCCGTACTGACGAGGGCTGGCTGTATCTGGCTGTGGTGCTGGACTTGTATTCCCGCGCCGTGGTCGGCTGGGCAATGCACCATCGAATGCAGCAAGAACTGGTGCATGCTGCGTTGACGATGGCCGTTGCCAGACGGAAACCGGTGCGGGAGGTGCTACTGCATTCGGACCGAGGCAGCCAGTATTGTGCGTTTGATTACCAGATGTTGCTGAAACGGCACGGCATGGTGCCGAGCCATTCACGAGCGGGCAATTGCTGGGACAACGCTGCGATGGAAAGCTTCTTCCGGTCGTTGAAGGCGGAGCGGGTTTACTTGACCCGCTACCGGAGTCACGACGAGGCCCGCGCGGATATATTCGACTACATCCGATTTTACAATCATCGCCGCCGCCATTCGACGCTGGATTACCTGGCACCGGTCGAGTTTGAACGGCAGCATTCAGCGCTTAGCGCTTAA
- a CDS encoding transposase: MTQIRRTFPESLKREAVEQILAGTPLRHVAQAFGITEGLLGKWKRQFLLKGMDAFPGHGKQLGEAAELKRLRDDLARVTMERDVLKKALAIFSQPTK, encoded by the coding sequence ATGACCCAAATCCGCCGTACCTTTCCCGAGTCCCTCAAGCGGGAAGCTGTTGAGCAAATCCTGGCTGGCACGCCGCTACGTCACGTCGCGCAGGCCTTCGGCATCACCGAAGGCCTGCTGGGCAAATGGAAACGCCAGTTTCTGCTCAAGGGCATGGATGCCTTTCCCGGTCATGGCAAGCAACTGGGCGAAGCAGCCGAACTCAAGCGTCTGCGCGATGATCTAGCACGCGTCACCATGGAGCGTGACGTCCTAAAAAAAGCGCTCGCCATCTTCTCGCAGCCCACGAAGTGA
- a CDS encoding toxin-antitoxin system YwqK family antitoxin produces MVAIIHLKLVSFRIGTDHHGFGGGLRCDAPIQDGTPDGVTSCSAPDGGGAVFEIPFKQGVVDGDFVVLNPKKAGQTIASARFSAGRLNGPSEIFSPATGKRMHQLSWEQGVPVGSIERYDEHTGKLRFKADFVAGRMEGEVFSYDSEGRLLQRQQVKNGLAEGLVKQFDPETGKVIKQTQWHEGYPQAPEAASTTNSTTPANDAKLEHCTDAKVAAFHKEKGDEEPVTADMLEEWKSQCLASLIAS; encoded by the coding sequence TTGGTGGCGATTATCCACCTTAAGTTAGTGTCCTTCCGTATAGGGACAGACCACCATGGATTCGGCGGTGGGTTACGTTGCGATGCGCCGATTCAGGACGGCACCCCGGACGGCGTCACCTCCTGTAGCGCACCTGACGGTGGCGGCGCGGTGTTCGAGATTCCGTTCAAGCAGGGAGTGGTCGACGGCGACTTCGTCGTGCTCAATCCCAAGAAGGCAGGCCAGACCATTGCTTCGGCCCGTTTCAGTGCAGGCCGGCTCAACGGCCCGTCGGAGATCTTCAGCCCGGCCACCGGCAAGCGGATGCATCAGTTGAGCTGGGAACAAGGGGTGCCGGTCGGCAGTATCGAGCGGTATGACGAGCACACCGGCAAGCTGCGCTTCAAGGCCGACTTTGTTGCGGGACGAATGGAAGGCGAAGTCTTTAGCTATGACAGCGAAGGCCGATTGCTGCAACGCCAGCAAGTGAAAAACGGCCTCGCCGAGGGCCTAGTCAAGCAGTTCGATCCGGAAACAGGCAAAGTCATCAAGCAAACTCAGTGGCATGAAGGCTATCCCCAGGCGCCCGAAGCCGCATCGACCACAAACAGCACCACGCCAGCCAACGACGCCAAGCTCGAACATTGCACCGACGCCAAGGTCGCCGCCTTCCACAAGGAGAAAGGAGACGAGGAACCGGTCACAGCCGACATGCTGGAAGAATGGAAAAGCCAGTGCTTGGCAAGCCTGATAGCTAGCTGA
- a CDS encoding AAA family ATPase — protein MIVGITIRNFKGIRELVDLPLADFHVLVGPNGVGKTTFLDAVDFVRDCLVNGPLSAVESRHIADFNDLTWMRRGGVIEIGLKLDLSAQYPELTDKLLDYRLALRLDERLGVCIDDELLTLHSFHVLRAGEPLGSSRSKPRRLLGKTSKGTDFYARERGTYQDSFNFGLDKLALALTPPDEERYPTANAVRRFLMQGVRYIQLDSPAMRLPCPATRSTDLELDGSNLARVVGRLLENRDAPGAWTKDVFRKVAGETGNASPRWPEPDSPVAHWVSHLRYALPDLTEIGWARREADNAEYLLLRYESGLEAPSWVLSDGTLRMLALTLPAFLPPEAAVYMVEEPENGVHPKALEIILRSLTSIPGAQMLLATHSPFVVQHCGAKPLLCFSRDEQGTRITPGEQHPMLENWDGAPDLGIVFAAGVLE, from the coding sequence ATGATCGTCGGCATCACCATCCGCAACTTCAAAGGCATCCGCGAGCTGGTCGATTTGCCGCTGGCGGATTTTCATGTGCTGGTCGGCCCCAATGGCGTGGGCAAGACGACCTTTCTGGATGCGGTGGATTTCGTTCGGGATTGCCTGGTCAACGGGCCGCTCAGCGCGGTGGAATCCCGCCATATCGCCGACTTCAACGACTTGACCTGGATGCGCCGGGGCGGCGTGATCGAGATTGGTCTGAAGCTGGATTTGTCCGCCCAGTATCCGGAGCTGACCGACAAGCTGCTCGATTACCGACTGGCACTGCGGCTGGATGAACGGTTGGGGGTGTGCATTGACGACGAGTTACTGACGCTCCATTCGTTCCATGTTCTACGGGCCGGAGAGCCGCTGGGAAGCAGCCGCAGCAAGCCACGCCGTTTGCTCGGCAAGACCAGCAAGGGCACCGATTTCTACGCGCGTGAAAGGGGAACGTATCAGGACTCGTTCAATTTCGGCCTGGATAAGCTCGCGCTGGCGCTCACGCCGCCGGATGAAGAACGTTACCCTACTGCCAACGCAGTCCGTCGCTTCCTGATGCAAGGCGTGCGTTACATCCAGCTCGATAGCCCGGCGATGCGGCTTCCTTGTCCTGCGACCCGTTCCACTGATCTGGAGCTGGATGGCTCGAATCTGGCGCGTGTGGTGGGGCGTTTGCTGGAAAACCGGGATGCGCCCGGTGCCTGGACAAAAGACGTTTTCCGCAAGGTGGCCGGAGAGACTGGCAATGCCAGCCCGCGCTGGCCGGAACCGGATAGCCCGGTCGCACATTGGGTCAGTCACTTACGCTATGCCTTGCCGGACCTGACCGAGATCGGTTGGGCGCGGCGAGAAGCCGATAACGCCGAGTACCTTTTGCTTCGTTACGAAAGTGGTCTGGAAGCGCCCAGCTGGGTATTGAGCGATGGCACGCTGAGAATGCTGGCGCTAACGCTGCCTGCTTTCCTGCCACCAGAGGCCGCCGTTTACATGGTGGAAGAGCCGGAAAATGGCGTTCACCCCAAGGCGCTGGAAATCATCCTGCGATCGCTCACGAGCATTCCAGGTGCGCAAATGCTGCTGGCGACGCATTCGCCGTTTGTGGTTCAGCATTGCGGTGCGAAGCCACTGCTGTGCTTCAGCCGGGACGAGCAGGGCACACGTATCACTCCCGGCGAGCAACACCCCATGCTGGAAAACTGGGATGGCGCGCCTGATCTGGGCATTGTCTTCGCCGCCGGGGTGCTGGAATGA